In the Scomber japonicus isolate fScoJap1 chromosome 18, fScoJap1.pri, whole genome shotgun sequence genome, one interval contains:
- the LOC128379247 gene encoding somatostatin receptor type 5-like, translated as MDASTPSFKMDYSNSTTISEDVGISSSQPFTIDYQNVSVRTEQMPFNVFTAVVYTIVFIVGLLGNTLAIYVVVRYAKMKTVTNMYILNLALADELYILGIPFLATNSLLSYWPYGDFFCKVCMTADAMSQFTSTFCLTVMSIDRYLAVVHPIRSAKWRKLQVAKVFNGMVWVVSFLIVLPVTIYSHVQEGFNTCNITWPEPQNLWSIVFILYTSILGFFCPLVVISLCYLVIVIKVRSAGVRAGLTKRRKSERKVTRMVVIIVLVFVLCWLPFFTTNIVNLVHIIPENNATAAVYFLMVILTYVNSCANPILYGFLSDKFKQSFQKVLCFHKPNGVGTTQDRRGGQTAPRGRPNENHDAVLSLRNQNQNEKMQQAQVTPTTLTAITTGRSINEPSGINDLDYNPTEVKYLGLPPTVS; from the exons ATGGATGCTAGCACTCCCTCCTTCAAGATGGATTATAGTAATTCAACGACGATTTCTGAGGATGTCGGCATATCTTCCTCCCAACCTTTCACTATAGACTATCAAAATGTCTCTGTCAGGACTGAGCAAATGCCCTTTAATGTGTTCACCGCAGTCGTCTACACCATTGTCTTCATCGTGGGTCTTCTGGGTAACACACTGGCCATCTATGTGGTGGTTCGCTATGCCAAGATGAAGACAGTAACTAACATGTACATCCTCAACTTAGCCTTGGCAGATGAACTCTACATCCTGGGAATTCCCTTCCTTGCCACTAATAGTCTGCTTTCCTACTGGCCATATGGTGATTTTTTCTGCAAGGTGTGCATGACTGCTGATGCCATGAGCCAGTTCACCTCAACCTTCTGCCTGACAGTGATGAGCATCGATCGCTATCTGGCTGTAGTTCATCCTATTCGTAGTGCCAAATGGCGAAAGCTGCAGGTGGCCAAGGTTTTCAATGGCATGGTGTGGGTTGTGTCCTTTCTCATTGTGCTCCCGGTCACCATCTACTCACATGTACAGGAGGGATTCAACACTTGCAACATAACCTGGCCCGAGCCACAGAATTTGTGGTCGATTGTCTTCATCCTTTATACATCTATCCTGGGCTTCTTTTGTCCTCTTGTTGTCATCAGCCTCTGCTACCTGGTCATTGTCATCAAG GTGAGGTCAGCGGGTGTGCGAGCAGGCCTGACTAAGCGGCGTAAGTCTGAGCGTAAAGTGACACGAATGGTGGTGATCATTGTATTGGTGTTTGTGCTTTGTTGGCTGCCCTTCTTCACGACCAACATTGTCAACCTGGTTCATATCATCCCTGAAAACAATGCCACTGCTGCAGTCTACTTCTTGATGGTCATCCTCACCTACGTCAACTCCTGTGCCAACCCAATCCTCTACGGCTTCCTCTCTGACAAATTCAAGCAGAGCTTCCAGAAGGTGCTCTGCTTCCACAAACCAAATGGTGTCGGCACAACACAAGATAGGAGAGGTGGACAGACTGCACCCCGAGGCAGACCAAATGAAAACCATGATGCTGTTTTGTCACTCagaaatcagaatcagaatgaAAAGATGCAGCAGGCCCAG GTGACTCCAACAACTCTAACTGCCATTACAACAGGCAGGAGCATCAACGAACCAAGTGGTATCAATGACCTTGATTACAACCCCACAGAGGTTAAATACCTTGGACTCCCCCCAACAGTCAGTTAG